The following proteins are encoded in a genomic region of Vigna radiata var. radiata cultivar VC1973A unplaced genomic scaffold, Vradiata_ver6 scaffold_332, whole genome shotgun sequence:
- the LOC106778457 gene encoding protein FAR1-RELATED SEQUENCE 5 isoform X1, translating into MDHESGQGFDSDDSDLDMQAEISEKHQKLDEFSKNLELCGSEDEKFVELPATEIPTDIEAVEPFIGMEFSSREEAREFYIAYGRRIGFTVRIHHNRRSRVNNQVIGQDFVCSKEGFRAKKYVHRKDRVLPPPPATREGCQAMIRLALRDGGKWVVTKFVKEHNHKLMSPSKVPWRGSGKHLVSEDEKDRRIRELSLELYNERQKCKRRCAAYEEQLNMILNDLEKHTEHISEKVAAVVRSIREIEEEKSDSDSG; encoded by the exons ATGGATCACGAATCTGGCCAAGGATTTGATTCGGATGATAGTGACCTTGATATGCAAGCAGAAATTAGTGAGAAACACCAGAAATTAGATGAATTTTCAAAAAACCTAGAATTATGTGGAAGTGAAGATGAGAAGTTTGTCGAACTACCCGCAACAGAAATTCCAACAGATATAGAAGCTGTTGAACCATTCATAGGCATGGAGTTCAGTTCAAGAGAGGAAGCGAGAGAATTCTACATTGCTTATGGTAGGCGAATAGGGTTTACAGTACGAATACACCACAACCGTCGTTCACGAGTAAATAACCAGGTTATTGGTCAAGATTTTGTCTGCTCAAAAGAAGGCTTTCGTGCAAAAAAGTATGTACACAGAAAAGATAGGGTGCTGCCTCCGCCACCAGCCACTCGTGAAGGTTGTCAGGCCATGATAAGGCTGGCTTTACGAGATGGAGGGAAGTGGGTTGTCACCAAATTTGTAAAGGAGCATAATCATAAGCTAATGAGTCCCAGTAAAGTTCCATGGCGAGGATCTGGGAAGCACTTGGTTAGCGAG GATGAGAAGGATAGGAGAATCCGTGAGCTATCACTTGAGTTGTACAATGAAAGGCAAAAGTGCAAACGACGTTGTGCTGCATATGAAGAGCAGTTAAATATGATTCTGAATGATTTAGAGAAGCACACCGAACATATTTCTGAAAAAGTTGCTGCTGTAGTACGAAGTATTAGAGAGATTGAGGAGGAAAAATCAGATTCAGATAGTGGGTAA
- the LOC106778457 gene encoding protein FAR1-RELATED SEQUENCE 5 isoform X2 — MDHESGQGFDSDDSDLDMQAEISEKHQKLDEFSKNLELCGSEDEKFVELPATEIPTDIEAVEPFIGMEFSSREEAREFYIAYGRRIGFTVRIHHNRRSRVNNQVIGQDFVCSKEGFRAKKYVHRKDRVLPPPPATREGCQAMIRLALRDGGKWVVTKFVKEHNHKLMSPSKVPWRGSGKHLVSECRRMRRIGESVSYHLSCTMKGKSANDVVLHMKSS; from the exons ATGGATCACGAATCTGGCCAAGGATTTGATTCGGATGATAGTGACCTTGATATGCAAGCAGAAATTAGTGAGAAACACCAGAAATTAGATGAATTTTCAAAAAACCTAGAATTATGTGGAAGTGAAGATGAGAAGTTTGTCGAACTACCCGCAACAGAAATTCCAACAGATATAGAAGCTGTTGAACCATTCATAGGCATGGAGTTCAGTTCAAGAGAGGAAGCGAGAGAATTCTACATTGCTTATGGTAGGCGAATAGGGTTTACAGTACGAATACACCACAACCGTCGTTCACGAGTAAATAACCAGGTTATTGGTCAAGATTTTGTCTGCTCAAAAGAAGGCTTTCGTGCAAAAAAGTATGTACACAGAAAAGATAGGGTGCTGCCTCCGCCACCAGCCACTCGTGAAGGTTGTCAGGCCATGATAAGGCTGGCTTTACGAGATGGAGGGAAGTGGGTTGTCACCAAATTTGTAAAGGAGCATAATCATAAGCTAATGAGTCCCAGTAAAGTTCCATGGCGAGGATCTGGGAAGCACTTGGTTAGCGAG TGCCGCAGGATGAGAAGGATAGGAGAATCCGTGAGCTATCACTTGAGTTGTACAATGAAAGGCAAAAGTGCAAACGACGTTGTGCTGCATATGAAGAGCAGTTAA
- the LOC106778452 gene encoding calmodulin-like protein 7, with product MPTIMLRFFLLYNLLRPFLLCLVPKKVRAILSPSWFRSSTTTTAPTPTQPSSSSSSSSSSAITRISLSMDPNELKRVFQMFDRNGDGRITKKELSDSLDNLGIFIPDKELTVMIERIDVNGDGCVDIDEFGELYQTIMDERDEEDDMREAFNVFDQNGDGFITVEELRTVLSSLGLKQGRTVEDCKKMIMKVDVDGDGMVDYKEFKQMMKGGGFSALT from the coding sequence ATGCCAACTATTATGCTAaggttttttcttctttacaaCCTCCTTCGTCCATTTCTTCTGTGTCTGGTTCCTAAGAAGGTGCGAGCTATTCTCTCTCCTTCTTGGTTCCGATCCTCCACAACCACCACAGCACCAACACCAACAcaaccatcttcttcttcttcttcttcttcttcgagtGCCATCACCAGAATTTCACTCTCAATGGATCCCAACGAGCTGAAGCGCGTGTTTCAGATGTTCGATCGTAATGGAGACGGGAGAATCACGAAGAAGGAGCTGAGCGACTCGTTGGACAATCTGGGCATTTTCATTCCCGACAAGGAGCTGACCGTGATGATCGAGAGAATAGACGTTAACGGAGATGGGTGTGTGGACATCGACGAGTTCGGGGAGCTCTACCAGACGATCATGGACGAGCGTGACGAGGAGGACGACATGCGAGAGGCCTTCAACGTGTTTGATCAGAACGGCGATGGCTTCATCACCGTGGAAGAGTTGAGGACCGTTTTGTCCTCGCTCGGGTTGAAACAGGGAAGAACGGTGGAGGATTGCAAGAAGATGATCATGAAGGTGGACGTCGATGGAGATGGGATGGTCGATTACAAAGAGTTCAAGCAAATGATGAAAGGAGGTGGCTTTAGTGCTCTCACTTGA